One part of the Thermoanaerobacterium sp. CMT5567-10 genome encodes these proteins:
- a CDS encoding transposase: MYIRQECLFSFDELIKFQPETKLEMVFSQLDFSNVVLSLSRSEYKRGPKGYDPLPLLYALVAMQLEKIPNIAKLVDRLKSDPVFRYNCGFSVFGPTPSASTFSRFLNLISKSEALEEDFKQLILKAKDLNIIDSTNIAIDSTKLNAFEKPKPKSKLKDDGKSPNWGKKKDTDGNDIKWFGWKLHIIADCKSELPLAIEITPASVNDSILAIPLLKKLKEFYGNTFDVKHCIMDSGYDIKENYDYIMNEFHAQPIITYNKRGSFAPPEGLNERLHPICSMGYELVYWGKDGDYLKFRCPHVLGKIDCPHGSSWCSNSNYGYCLKINYKKNNRYFSFPIRSSDEWQEIYNLRTSIERCNSRLKDYLNTDNLRSAGIKKAKTFALLNCITLVAGTIAVNVTKSLPKVA; encoded by the coding sequence ATGTATATTCGACAAGAATGCTTATTTTCCTTCGACGAATTAATAAAATTTCAACCAGAGACAAAACTTGAAATGGTTTTTTCACAACTTGATTTCTCAAATGTTGTGCTTTCACTATCAAGATCTGAATATAAAAGAGGACCTAAAGGATATGATCCACTGCCTTTGCTTTATGCCTTAGTTGCTATGCAACTTGAGAAAATTCCCAATATAGCAAAGCTTGTAGATAGATTAAAATCAGACCCTGTATTTAGATATAACTGTGGCTTTAGTGTATTTGGTCCTACTCCATCTGCATCAACCTTTAGCAGATTTTTAAACCTAATATCAAAGTCGGAAGCTCTTGAGGAAGACTTTAAGCAATTAATACTTAAAGCTAAAGACCTCAACATAATTGATAGCACTAATATAGCTATTGATTCAACTAAATTGAACGCTTTTGAAAAACCAAAACCTAAATCCAAACTAAAGGATGATGGTAAATCTCCTAACTGGGGAAAGAAAAAAGATACTGATGGCAATGATATAAAATGGTTTGGATGGAAGCTACATATAATAGCCGACTGCAAAAGTGAACTTCCACTTGCCATAGAAATTACTCCTGCAAGCGTAAATGATAGTATTTTAGCAATACCCTTATTAAAGAAGCTAAAAGAGTTCTACGGCAATACATTTGATGTAAAACACTGTATTATGGATTCAGGCTATGATATAAAAGAAAATTACGATTATATTATGAACGAATTTCATGCACAACCAATCATAACCTACAACAAAAGAGGAAGTTTTGCTCCACCAGAAGGATTAAATGAAAGGCTTCACCCAATTTGTTCTATGGGATATGAACTTGTATATTGGGGTAAGGACGGTGATTATTTAAAATTCAGATGTCCACATGTATTAGGAAAGATAGATTGTCCTCATGGTTCTTCTTGGTGCAGCAATTCAAACTATGGGTATTGCCTTAAAATCAATTACAAGAAAAATAACAGATATTTTAGCTTTCCAATAAGGAGTTCTGATGAGTGGCAAGAGATATATAACCTTAGAACTTCTATTGAAAGATGTAACAGCCGATTAAAAGACTATTTAAATACTGACAATCTGCGCTCAGCGGGTATTAAGAAAGCTAAAACCTTTGCTTTATTAAACTGTATTACACTTGTTGCAGGTACTATTGCTGTTAATGTTACTAAATCATTGCCAAAAGTAGCTTAA